The Mycobacterium haemophilum DSM 44634 sequence AAGGTCGGTCGCGCATGACATACGGACCATCGCCGCGTCTATCGGCTCTGGTCTAGCCCCAGTTCCTTTCGCGTGGACCGCTTTAGCGATCTGCAACGCCTGGATAGCTGCGTCACGCTGACCGGTGGGCACCACGTATCGGTCGACAAACCGAGCTTCCTCCTCCAGGGAGATCTCACGAAAGTAGGGCCTTAGAAGCAGTATTGCATCGCGTATTTCAATGATGGTCTGGTGCAGTTCCAAGACCGTCTTTTGGCGACTCGTCGAGGCGGGCTTCCATTCAAATACACTTTCAGGAACGACAGCCGTCAGGGTCTCTCGAAGTCCCTGAAGGGCATGCCAGGCGCGGCTGGTCCCGTCGAGGCCAGCGCGGGCACGCAGTGTCCCGACAGCAGGGACCGCGGCGAGCGCGTAGAGGACGAGTGACTGCCAGAAGCAATATCGGCTGTTTACTGCAATCAGGAAGCTGACGAAGTGACTGTTATGCACCCCACTTAGCTGCTCAAAGAACTTATAGCATAAGCTTCCGATGCAAATCATTACACCGAAACCGCCGACCATAACAGTACACCCGGCGATGAGCCGTTCTTGCCACTTCGCAGTGCGTCGCCATTCCGTGACGCTCATGATCATCATCTGAATGCCCAACACGTCGAGAACGATCGTCCACAAGAACCAGGCGAGCACGATGTCCCATCCATGGGCGAGCTCAAGGATCTGTCCGGCAGCGCGAGCGCGGGATGCGGCGATCAAGAAGGCTCCTGACAAGATGATCGCAGCTGATCGGTGATACCGTTGCCGGTGGCGAGTTTCCTGCGGCGGCAATCCTGACCACAGTGCAATGAAACCCATGAACTCTGCGCACGGTAACACGATCGCCACCCATGACAGCTCCTGTGCGGTGGTGACGGTCATTAAGTGATGACGGGCAAAGAATTCCTCAATAGTTTTCTCGCGCAACAGGTTGCAGACGAGAAAAAGCCCAATCGAATTGTTTAGATACACCTCGAATAGGCTGGTATTGAAGAAGGTGTACCGTACGACCAAGACCGCTAGCATGAATGCTAGCCCCGGCCAGACGAGGAATCCTGGTACGGCTGAGGTCATCTAGATCGGAAGAAGACGCTGCGCATCACTGACTTTTCGGCTCCCGCTTTTGCTGATGCGCACATCAAGGTGTGTGCAAAATTCTCTGCGTCGAGCTCTTGATCGTCCGCAAAGGATTTCCGGCCCAGGACATTTTGTATGGTGGTGAGATCGAGGTCGGGTAGCATTTTGCTGAATAGTTCGAGTTTAGGCGTCTTGTCGGTGCTGCCTTGGTGACTGCGGTGCCCTAACACCATGTGCCCGACCTCGTGGCAGACGATTTGATCGATGTGGTAGTCCGAGGTCCCAGCGTCGTAAAGGATGACGTCTTCGTCATCAAAGATCAACCACAATCCACAGGGGCCTTCGGTGAACGCCGAGGTATCGCTAGGCATCAACCGGATAGGCCGCCTTCTTTGACGGGCCAGATTGTCGATGAAGACGTTTCTATCCCATGGGACAGGAATGGGCAGCTCGCGCGCCAACGCGAGCATGTCAGCGTTCGATACAGCCATCTAGCCCCGACCATCCCCCAGGAGCGATTGGAGGCAACTGCTGCAGTTTGCGAACCTCGTCGACCATGGTCGCCAAGCTCGTTATCGCTTCCGGAGTCAGCCCCGATGCACGCATCGCCAAATCCCGTACCCCGCTGTCGCGAAGCGCTTGCAGCAGCCCGAGCTGGGCGTCGATCTTCGGGTCAGTATCGCGATCAATCAAGTACGAGGCTGGCACACCGAAGAAGTCCGCGATCGCACGCAGATGTTGCACCGTCGGGTTGGTCTTTGCCCCGTTTCGCAGCTGCCACATGTAAGCCTGGCTGATCGACACTCCGGTTTTTCGCGTGATCGCCTCGGCCGCAGCTACATTCGACAACGGTGGCTCAGACGGCTTACGCATGATTTCGAATAGCTTGTTCAGTTTGCCGGCCAGGTCAGAACTAGTCGCAGCACCACCATCGGCCGCTGCGCCGCCTGGTGTGTCACCGGTACGCAATGCACTCCCATTTCGCCGACTTGCTGCCCATTGGATACTGATTGTTACCACGCAAACCGATCCGCGCCAAACCCATCGACGCCCCGCCGCTCAAGATTAGCAAGTCACCACAGGCGTATACGTCAGCGGATTTCGTGACCTACGTATTAATACTTACATAATCGGTGCGATCCGGTGAGGCGCTGGCCAACAGCAGTCTACGTACGTGCACACGTTGTAATTACGTATTTTTCAGTAAAATTCGCATGTCATCAATGACACTGATATAACCGTGGTGTTCTGGGTTGACACTCGTGGGTCTTTCGGACGCGCGCGACTGGTCCGGAATGAATCAAACAAATACAACCAGCGAATTGGAGCTCAATGATGCCCACACATCGTGTCACAGACGACGTGACTGCTTTCGTGGTTACGGCCAAGGTCACCCGCACACCGTTTGGCATCGATGACGACGTGTTCGCTGCCTGGGTCGGCAACGAAAGCGATGAGCCGGGAGGCGAACTTCCCGACCCCAGTGATGGCTGTGCCGGTTCGGCCTTGTCGGACTTGGTCTATGAGGCGCTCAGTGCTGGTGTGCTCGTCGGTGACCCCGCGATCGAACTCAACGTCCACGATAGCGGTGCCGGATACCTCGTGCGACTCAATAATGCCGCTGGCCGCCAGCAGTTGGTCGGCCTGACCAGAGGATGGCACGAACTGCACTGGCCACCAAAAGATCTCACCCCTAGTGAACACGCACGCTACTACCTGCAGCAAGTCTGCGATGTCGCCAACGCGCTACTCAACGACTCGCTAGATCCGCTTCGACTTCCCGCATGATGACATCATGCCTGGGTCTAAATCATCGGAGTCGCCAGACGTCTCGTTGCAAACTGCGAGCACGGCGGCCCCCTCGCCCGGGGGCACCGGCCAGCAACATTGGGCGAGGCTAGCCAAACATCGCTTACACCGGGAAGACCCAGTCGAATGGTTCCTTCTCGTTAGTTAGAGGCTGAGGTGTTGGCATTGTTGCCACCAGGGGTTCAGCGTGATGAGATCCCAACCGGGTGGGCCGTAGTGGGGTGCGCCGGTAAGAATCGTGTCACCAGCCGCGAACAAGCATTGGTGATGGGCGTGGTTTGCAGTGTAGCTTCCGCGCGTGACGAGGGACTTGGATCAGGACGGGCTGATCGACCGGTGGACGCTTGTCGGCGATGAGCTGGAGTTAGTTTCGGGCAAGCAGGGTGTAACCCGGTTGAAGCTTGCTCTGCTGCTGCGGTTTCTAAAAGTCCCAATCTGTTAACGAATTCCGGTACATGTCAGGCATGGTGAGCACACCAGCACACCCCGCCGACGGACTCGAACTCGGCTACGCCCGCGTCTCCACCAACAAGCAGAGTCTGGAACGTCACTCGACGCCCTCGCC is a genomic window containing:
- a CDS encoding helix-turn-helix domain-containing protein, producing MRKPSEPPLSNVAAAEAITRKTGVSISQAYMWQLRNGAKTNPTVQHLRAIADFFGVPASYLIDRDTDPKIDAQLGLLQALRDSGVRDLAMRASGLTPEAITSLATMVDEVRKLQQLPPIAPGGWSGLDGCIER
- a CDS encoding DUF6545 domain-containing protein gives rise to the protein MYLNNSIGLFLVCNLLREKTIEEFFARHHLMTVTTAQELSWVAIVLPCAEFMGFIALWSGLPPQETRHRQRYHRSAAIILSGAFLIAASRARAAGQILELAHGWDIVLAWFLWTIVLDVLGIQMMIMSVTEWRRTAKWQERLIAGCTVMVGGFGVMICIGSLCYKFFEQLSGVHNSHFVSFLIAVNSRYCFWQSLVLYALAAVPAVGTLRARAGLDGTSRAWHALQGLRETLTAVVPESVFEWKPASTSRQKTVLELHQTIIEIRDAILLLRPYFREISLEEEARFVDRYVVPTGQRDAAIQALQIAKAVHAKGTGARPEPIDAAMVRMSCATDLGQETAELIQLCQWWPSAQAAIHQPIVEHPERVSGS